From a region of the Propionispora vibrioides genome:
- a CDS encoding dTMP kinase, which produces MTGKLIIIEAGDGCGKATQTAKLCRRLEQEGRRVRKVEFPDYQSPSSALIKMYLQGHFGRDAAAVNPYAASTFYAVDRFASYKADWEGFLKAGGIVVCDRYTTSNMVHQAVKLADAAARGSFLDWLWDFEFVKMGLPVPDAVILLDMPPAYSQKLLAERASKAGFAEKDIHEQDQAYLTRCYDCYRQIAERYGWQIVSCVKDETLRSIDDIHEEVYARVAGLLTGADNPG; this is translated from the coding sequence ATGACAGGAAAACTGATTATTATCGAAGCCGGTGACGGCTGCGGCAAAGCGACGCAGACGGCAAAACTCTGCCGCCGGCTGGAACAGGAAGGCCGCCGGGTTAGAAAAGTAGAATTTCCCGATTATCAAAGCCCGTCTTCGGCGCTGATAAAAATGTACCTGCAGGGACATTTCGGACGGGATGCGGCAGCAGTCAATCCCTATGCGGCATCCACCTTTTATGCGGTGGACCGTTTTGCCTCCTACAAGGCAGACTGGGAAGGCTTTTTAAAGGCCGGGGGGATTGTAGTATGCGACCGCTACACCACTTCCAATATGGTGCATCAGGCGGTGAAGCTTGCCGATGCGGCGGCCAGGGGGAGCTTTCTGGACTGGCTGTGGGATTTTGAGTTTGTCAAAATGGGACTGCCCGTGCCTGATGCGGTTATCTTGCTGGATATGCCGCCTGCCTACAGCCAAAAGCTGCTGGCCGAACGGGCCAGCAAGGCGGGCTTTGCTGAAAAGGATATTCATGAACAGGACCAGGCTTACCTGACGCGCTGTTATGACTGTTACCGGCAAATTGCCGAACGTTATGGCTGGCAGATCGTATCGTGTGTAAAGGATGAAACGTTAAGAAGCATTGATGACATTCACGAGGAAGTGTATGCCCGGGTGGCCGGATTGCTGACCGGTGCCGATAACCCCGGCTGA
- a CDS encoding aminotransferase class I/II-fold pyridoxal phosphate-dependent enzyme, protein MYSRQTDTPLLKAMQKYVADGVMPFHTPGHKQGKGMHPVLENILGRATLALDLALMEDMDDLHEPHGCIKEAQDLTAQLYGADHSFFVVNGTTGGIYAMILAVAGPGDKIIVPRNAHRSIIGGIILSGAIPVFMQPEVDSELGLAMGVTPETVAMAVQLHPEAKGVLIINPTYYGVATDLKKIVDIVHAHSMVVMVDEAHGPHLKFGDCLPVQALDAGADMCAQSTHKIIGAMTQCSIVHCREGRIRVPHLKSMLQLVQSTSPNYIMLASLDVARMQMATQGYDLVNRAIKLAEWTRSEINKIPGLYCFGREKIGNPGVHSIDPTKVTVTVKGLGLQGAEAERILRHKYNIQVELSDMYNVLFLITLGDGELEVQTLVRALRDMAEHYSGKSDFAAMEDVYAATRYPAPPEGVLSPRDALFGNTCMVPFQQSAGFVCAEIVTFYPPGIPLLCPGERISQDIIDYCTQLQAAGLHISGPEDYTLKTIKVVD, encoded by the coding sequence ATGTACTCCAGACAGACAGATACACCGTTATTGAAAGCCATGCAAAAATATGTGGCCGATGGCGTTATGCCTTTTCATACACCGGGACATAAACAGGGCAAGGGTATGCATCCCGTCCTGGAAAACATATTGGGGAGAGCTACCTTAGCGCTGGACTTGGCATTAATGGAAGATATGGATGATTTGCACGAGCCCCATGGTTGTATCAAGGAAGCTCAGGATTTGACCGCTCAGTTATACGGGGCCGACCATAGCTTTTTTGTGGTCAACGGCACTACCGGCGGTATTTATGCCATGATTTTGGCGGTGGCCGGACCGGGGGACAAGATTATCGTGCCACGAAATGCTCATCGTTCGATTATCGGCGGCATTATTTTAAGCGGTGCCATTCCTGTGTTTATGCAACCGGAGGTGGACAGCGAGCTGGGCCTGGCAATGGGAGTTACGCCGGAAACGGTAGCGATGGCGGTGCAACTGCATCCTGAGGCCAAGGGTGTTCTGATTATCAATCCTACCTATTATGGGGTAGCTACCGATCTTAAAAAGATCGTTGATATTGTACATGCCCACAGTATGGTGGTTATGGTTGACGAGGCGCACGGACCGCATCTGAAATTTGGCGACTGTCTGCCGGTTCAGGCGCTGGATGCCGGTGCCGATATGTGCGCTCAGAGTACACATAAAATTATTGGTGCCATGACCCAGTGCTCTATTGTGCACTGCCGGGAGGGGCGCATCCGGGTGCCGCACTTGAAATCCATGCTCCAGCTGGTCCAGTCGACCAGCCCTAACTATATTATGCTGGCTTCGCTCGATGTTGCCCGGATGCAAATGGCAACCCAGGGCTATGATTTGGTAAACCGGGCGATCAAACTGGCAGAGTGGACACGGAGCGAAATTAATAAAATTCCGGGGCTGTATTGCTTTGGCCGGGAAAAAATCGGCAATCCCGGAGTGCACAGTATCGACCCGACTAAAGTTACGGTAACTGTCAAGGGCCTGGGCCTGCAAGGGGCCGAAGCCGAACGGATATTGCGTCATAAGTACAATATTCAGGTAGAGCTTTCCGATATGTATAATGTATTGTTCCTGATCACGCTGGGCGACGGTGAACTGGAAGTGCAGACGCTGGTGCGGGCCTTGCGGGATATGGCGGAGCATTATTCAGGCAAAAGTGATTTTGCCGCTATGGAAGATGTCTATGCCGCCACTCGTTACCCGGCACCGCCGGAAGGAGTTTTATCGCCGCGGGATGCGCTGTTTGGCAATACCTGCATGGTACCGTTCCAGCAGTCGGCCGGGTTTGTTTGCGCCGAAATTGTTACATTTTATCCGCCGGGCATACCGCTTTTATGTCCGGGCGAACGGATTTCGCAGGATATTATCGACTACTGCACACAGCTTCAGGCGGCGGGACTTCATATTTCCGGCCCGGAAGACTATACGCTAAAAACAATAAAAGTGGTGGACTAA